A region of the Leptospira venezuelensis genome:
CTCCCCGATCAGACTTTTTTCTTCGTCCGACATAAAATCTTTGGAATACTTTTGCTCATAGTCAGGAGGCTTTTGAGATCCATAGACTATTTTAGGATCGAAACCTTTAACGGAGGTAAGCTCTGAAAGAGAATACATATATGCATTTTTGATCTTTCGAGGAGGAGTCAGTTTTTCATAATATGAAATTTCGAAATTCCCTTGGCTATCGTCGTCCAACCAGTCTACAACTGGGTTGAAAAGATCCCTTTTCATTCCCAGACGTTCCAGAAGTCTTTGGGCCATTTCTTGGTTTCTTAAATTCAACTCTTTCGTATCCGCATTGAAGATAGAATTTATATTAATTTTTCCATCTTCTCCTTGGATCTTATAATAGATCCAACCCCCACCCATTGGAACTGGAGGTGGATTCAAACCAATACCAGATTGGTATAATTGTTCTTCTGGAATTTTTCTGAGCGCTGCTAATGCTCCTTGGAATCCTGCTTTTGCTAAAAGAGAGGCCTTGAATCCGGACATTTCTCCCTGAGAAATTTTGTATTCTGCCATCGACCTTTCGGCAAAATCTAAAGTGGTGGTTAGAGCAGCAACACCAATGCCCCCAACCAAGAGCATTACGATTGCTCCCCTTCTTCTGGAAAACCTTCTGCCTTTTAGACCAAGACCTGAATTCACTTTAGAAGCATCCCTGGGAAAGCAAGAGTTTCAAAACGTCTTTCTTTATTTCCCATATTTGCGATGATCTCTATTCTGATAAGACGAGGGATACTTTTTCTTTGAAAGGAATCCCATTCTTCTTCCCATTCTTTTCCTGTTTTGGAAAATTTAAAAGAGAGAGATTTTACATTATCTAATAACTCGTATTCTTGTCCGCCTACGAAAGGATAACGATCGACTATTTCGTCTTCTCTTCTCATTAACCTAAAGTAATCAGTACCATCTTTTTGTTTTAAGTAATATTCTACTTCTCTAACTTCCGGAAG
Encoded here:
- a CDS encoding general secretion pathway protein GspK; the protein is MLLVGGIGVAALTTTLDFAERSMAEYKISQGEMSGFKASLLAKAGFQGALAALRKIPEEQLYQSGIGLNPPPVPMGGGWIYYKIQGEDGKININSIFNADTKELNLRNQEMAQRLLERLGMKRDLFNPVVDWLDDDSQGNFEISYYEKLTPPRKIKNAYMYSLSELTSVKGFDPKIVYGSQKPPDYEQKYSKDFMSDEEKSLIGESDFVLANNLTAFVPFQRNYDDRINLNAAPYFVLMSLSDFMNRQSVLQIMKMKIKKGGYLKEIKDLETIPEFQVPSVGGLSLYKELAGEGTDVSGGRIKTKGEIFRISAVGEVERNYNSKKSSDVMTGPKIVRRITGIFDLTNNLMLYYRED